A single window of Microcoleus sp. AS-A8 DNA harbors:
- a CDS encoding VWA domain-containing protein — protein MQDRDYTLIIDKSGSMSTPDQAGGRSRWEAAQESTLALARKCEQFDPDGITVYLFSSRFKRYDNVTSSKVAQIFQENDPAGTTNLAAVLKDASDRYFQRKAAGQTKPGGETILVITDGEPDDRKGVMVAIVEASQQMERDEELGISMIQVGNDATATQFLKALDDQLQGVGAKFDICDAITMDDMADLSLSEVLLNAIND, from the coding sequence GTGCAAGACCGTGATTACACTCTAATCATTGACAAGAGCGGCAGTATGTCCACTCCCGACCAAGCGGGTGGACGAAGTCGCTGGGAGGCAGCACAGGAATCTACCTTAGCGCTGGCCAGAAAGTGTGAACAATTCGATCCGGATGGGATTACTGTTTACCTGTTTTCCAGTCGGTTTAAACGCTACGACAATGTTACCTCTAGCAAGGTGGCACAAATTTTTCAAGAAAATGACCCGGCGGGTACTACCAACCTGGCGGCTGTACTCAAGGATGCGAGCGATCGCTACTTTCAGCGCAAAGCGGCTGGACAAACCAAGCCAGGTGGAGAAACCATATTGGTGATCACCGATGGGGAACCGGATGACCGCAAAGGCGTGATGGTCGCCATTGTGGAAGCCTCGCAACAGATGGAACGGGATGAAGAACTCGGAATTTCGATGATTCAAGTGGGTAATGACGCAACCGCAACTCAGTTTCTCAAGGCGTTAGACGATCAGTTGCAAGGGGTCGGAGCCAAATTTGATATTTGTGACGCAATTACGATGGATGACATGGCTGATCTATCTTTATCAGAAGTCCTGTTGAACGCCATCAACGATTAG
- a CDS encoding S-methyl-5'-thioadenosine phosphorylase: MVQAKIGIIGGSGLYKMEALKDVEEVFLDTPFGTPSDALIVGTLEGTRVAFLARHGRNHHLMPSELPFRANIHAMKQVGVEYLISASAVGSLKEEAKPLDMVVPDQFIDRTKNRISTFFGDGIVAHIAFGDPVCHQLAGVLADAVASLELPNVTLHRGGTYVCMEGPAFSTKAESHLYRSWGATIIGMTNLPEAKLAREAEIAYATLALVTDYDCWHPDHDSVTVEMVIANLHRNATNAQKVIQETVRRLTENPPASEAHSALKYAILTQLDKVPAATKEKLGLLLQKYL; this comes from the coding sequence ATGGTTCAGGCAAAGATTGGAATTATTGGCGGTAGTGGGCTTTACAAAATGGAAGCCCTCAAAGATGTGGAAGAGGTGTTCTTAGATACACCTTTTGGTACTCCCTCTGATGCCTTGATTGTGGGAACCCTCGAAGGTACGCGAGTCGCTTTCTTAGCACGTCACGGTCGCAATCATCACCTGATGCCCTCGGAGTTGCCCTTCCGAGCCAATATCCATGCGATGAAGCAAGTGGGTGTGGAGTATTTGATCTCAGCGTCAGCGGTAGGTTCCCTCAAAGAAGAGGCGAAACCCTTGGATATGGTTGTGCCAGACCAATTTATTGACCGGACGAAAAACCGGATTTCTACCTTTTTTGGAGATGGAATTGTTGCTCACATTGCATTCGGCGACCCCGTGTGCCACCAACTTGCTGGGGTTCTAGCTGATGCCGTTGCCAGTCTTGAGTTACCTAATGTGACACTACATCGTGGGGGTACCTATGTTTGCATGGAAGGGCCAGCCTTTTCCACAAAAGCCGAGTCCCATCTTTACCGCAGTTGGGGGGCAACCATCATTGGTATGACGAATTTACCAGAGGCGAAACTGGCGCGAGAGGCAGAAATTGCCTATGCCACCTTAGCGCTGGTGACGGATTATGATTGTTGGCATCCCGACCATGACAGCGTGACGGTGGAGATGGTGATTGCCAATCTGCATCGCAATGCGACCAATGCTCAGAAGGTGATTCAAGAAACGGTGCGGCGTCTGACAGAGAATCCGCCAGCATCGGAGGCGCATTCGGCGTTAAAGTATGCAATTTTGACGCAACTGGATAAGGTGCCGGCAGCAACCAAGGAGAAGTTGGGGTTGTTGTTGCAGAAGTATTTGTGA
- a CDS encoding 4Fe-4S ferredoxin: MTELYYPLRSLREGNWFKLICGASFQHLPAVRNLTLAYTLAGADCIDVAADPAVIASALDALQVATELGEEAQVRGFGFNHRPLLMVSLNDGEDPHFRKAEFDPQLCPADCPRPCEKICPAQAIVFPTAKPIAAGEQGSQFTAGVSSKLSQHQSPIGSEKTHDWAANPKSIPPLSRGGENPTSIEGFCGVIDQRCYGCGRCLPICPSQIIYPRSYVFAPEAIAQLILPAGVDALEIHTKVGHLTDFKRLWQAIAPWVNRLKLLAISCPDGDGLMDYLWALHDLIMPLPCPLVWQTDGRPMSGDIGMGATRAAVKLSQKVLAARLPGYVQLAGGTNDHTVMKLRDVGLLNEQGRRNDPDQPVNHIQNPKSHVAGIAYGSYARVLLSPILEKLEQPNGEAADANLISLQNQSLGCLEESPRLLWQAVETAHSLVSQLKISQKHDPNSDKTKPEH; encoded by the coding sequence GTGACTGAACTGTACTATCCCTTACGCTCTTTAAGGGAGGGGAACTGGTTTAAGCTCATCTGCGGAGCCAGCTTTCAACACCTCCCTGCTGTCCGAAACCTCACCTTGGCTTACACCCTCGCCGGTGCTGATTGTATTGATGTCGCAGCTGACCCGGCGGTGATTGCGTCGGCACTAGACGCCTTACAAGTAGCCACTGAACTAGGTGAGGAAGCCCAAGTGCGAGGATTTGGATTCAATCACCGACCGTTGCTGATGGTGAGCTTAAATGATGGGGAAGACCCACATTTTCGCAAAGCCGAATTTGACCCGCAATTGTGTCCGGCAGACTGTCCTCGTCCTTGCGAAAAGATTTGCCCAGCACAAGCGATTGTTTTCCCAACCGCAAAACCGATCGCAGCCGGAGAACAGGGGAGCCAATTTACAGCCGGGGTAAGTTCTAAACTTTCACAGCACCAATCTCCAATTGGTAGCGAAAAAACACATGATTGGGCAGCGAATCCAAAATCAATCCCCCCTTTATCAAGGGGAGGAGAAAATCCAACATCGATTGAGGGCTTCTGTGGAGTAATCGACCAACGTTGCTATGGCTGTGGTCGCTGTCTGCCGATTTGTCCCAGTCAGATCATATATCCTCGCTCCTATGTTTTTGCTCCGGAGGCGATCGCACAACTGATTCTACCGGCTGGTGTTGACGCCCTAGAAATCCACACGAAAGTCGGGCACCTCACAGATTTTAAACGCTTATGGCAAGCGATCGCGCCGTGGGTAAATCGGCTCAAACTCTTAGCGATTAGCTGCCCAGATGGTGACGGTTTAATGGATTACCTCTGGGCGCTGCACGACCTGATTATGCCCCTACCCTGTCCCTTAGTTTGGCAGACTGATGGTCGTCCCATGAGCGGAGATATCGGCATGGGCGCTACTCGCGCGGCGGTCAAGCTTTCACAGAAAGTCCTCGCCGCGAGATTACCCGGATACGTCCAGCTAGCGGGGGGTACGAATGATCATACCGTCATGAAGTTAAGAGATGTTGGACTTCTGAATGAACAGGGAAGGAGAAATGACCCAGATCAACCCGTTAATCACATCCAAAATCCCAAATCCCATGTAGCGGGTATTGCTTACGGCAGTTACGCTCGTGTCCTACTTTCACCGATTCTAGAGAAATTAGAACAACCTAATGGGGAAGCCGCTGATGCCAATCTCATATCACTGCAAAACCAAAGCCTTGGATGCCTGGAAGAGTCCCCCAGGCTACTTTGGCAAGCAGTAGAAACTGCTCATTCTTTAGTTTCCCAGTTGAAAATATCTCAAAAACATGACCCCAACTCAGACAAAACGAAACCCGAACATTGA
- a CDS encoding aminotransferase class V-fold PLP-dependent enzyme, which translates to MKDETRNFKLQGSDFQKFWSLDPSVTFLNHGSYGACPLPVQRAQQRLREQLERQPLRFFMREFEALLDASRHSLAAFVGAQADELVFVPNATTGVNAVLRSLSFNSGDELLTTNQEYNACRNALDFIASRTGATVVIATIPFPLESPDQIIESVIERVSAKTRLALLDHVTSKTGLIFPIQQLVNELTARDVDTLVDGAHAPGMLPLNLHEIGATYYTGNCHKWLCAPKGAAFLYVRRDRQSAIRPLTISHGANSRRTDKSPFQLEFDWMGTDDPTAYLCVPEAIEFLGSLLPGGWTQLMETNRTKALWARRSLCEALGVSPPCPDEMIGSMAVVPLPHELSGYEPLGQVREWPVLQDLLCDRFNIEVPVIPWTTPFQQMVRVSAQLYNTPEQYHDLAKALITLLSDLP; encoded by the coding sequence GTGAAGGATGAAACTAGAAACTTCAAACTTCAAGGTTCGGACTTCCAAAAGTTCTGGTCGCTTGACCCATCTGTAACCTTTCTCAATCATGGTTCTTATGGTGCCTGTCCTCTGCCAGTCCAACGCGCACAGCAGCGATTGCGGGAGCAGTTAGAACGGCAACCCTTGCGCTTTTTTATGCGGGAATTTGAAGCGTTGCTTGATGCCTCACGCCACTCATTGGCAGCATTTGTGGGTGCACAGGCAGATGAGTTGGTGTTTGTCCCCAATGCCACAACAGGAGTCAATGCTGTATTAAGGTCGCTCTCCTTCAACTCAGGAGACGAATTACTGACAACCAACCAGGAATATAACGCTTGCCGTAACGCTCTCGATTTTATAGCCAGTCGTACCGGAGCGACGGTAGTTATAGCAACAATACCCTTTCCCCTAGAGTCACCGGATCAGATCATTGAATCGGTAATAGAGCGAGTGTCAGCGAAAACCCGCCTAGCACTGTTGGATCATGTCACCAGTAAAACGGGGTTAATCTTTCCCATCCAGCAGTTGGTCAATGAATTAACGGCGCGGGATGTGGATACGCTAGTTGATGGTGCCCATGCACCGGGAATGCTGCCCCTGAACCTACATGAGATTGGGGCTACGTACTATACAGGCAATTGCCATAAGTGGTTATGTGCACCGAAGGGGGCGGCATTTCTCTATGTCCGACGCGATCGCCAATCCGCGATTCGTCCTTTAACCATTAGTCACGGTGCCAACTCACGCCGGACAGATAAGTCACCTTTTCAACTAGAGTTTGACTGGATGGGTACGGACGATCCAACCGCCTATTTGTGCGTCCCGGAAGCCATTGAGTTCCTCGGTTCCCTGCTGCCGGGTGGATGGACTCAATTGATGGAAACCAATCGAACAAAGGCACTGTGGGCGAGGCGATCGCTGTGTGAGGCATTAGGCGTATCACCCCCGTGTCCCGATGAAATGATTGGCTCAATGGCGGTTGTGCCATTACCCCATGAGTTGTCTGGGTACGAGCCACTAGGGCAAGTACGGGAATGGCCAGTCCTACAGGATTTATTGTGCGATCGCTTCAACATTGAGGTGCCAGTGATTCCCTGGACTACACCATTCCAGCAAATGGTGCGAGTCTCGGCTCAGCTATACAACACACCAGAGCAGTATCACGATCTCGCCAAAGCACTCATAACGCTACTATCAGACTTACCCTAG
- a CDS encoding AAA family ATPase, which yields MQITDDLQKLLDILPEEIRSVLEQHPQQDRLIEVVMDLGRFPEVRFPHGAEYLFETPITQEQIHHCVQRVGHFSGDNRAGIERTLHRISAIRNRPGEIIGLTCRVGRAIFGTIGMIRDLVETGQSILMLGRPGVGKTTALREIARVLADDLHKRVVIIDTSNEIAGDGDIPHPAIGRARRMQVARPELQHQVMIEAVENHMPEVIVIDEIGTELEALAARTIAERGVQLVGTAHGNRIENLIKNPTLSDLVGGIQAVTLGDDEARRRGSQKTVLERKAPPTFDIAIEMLERQRWVVHESVSDTVDDLLRGRQPNPQVRTVHDNGKVTITREFPTAPVATPPNRAGFSSLQTQTKSTGWRSSGQMKPLSRPLAEPYSENRNFEQLLNQSWQEQDDFANGVRMPGPNGEDLPLHIYPYGVSRNQLEQVIRVLSLPVVLTKDMDSADAVLSLRSHVKNHGKLRSIAKARHVPIHSVKASTIPQITRALRHMLDMDDPSMPEVTDLRLFTQSGTEDEIEALEEARLAVEQIVLPKGQPVELLPRSPKVRKMQHELVEHYRLKSDSFGDEPNRRLRIYPA from the coding sequence ATGCAGATTACAGACGACCTGCAAAAGTTGCTGGACATCTTACCCGAAGAAATTCGCTCAGTATTGGAGCAACACCCCCAGCAAGACCGTCTGATTGAAGTGGTCATGGATTTGGGTCGCTTTCCAGAAGTACGCTTTCCTCATGGGGCAGAGTACCTTTTTGAAACCCCAATCACTCAAGAACAAATTCATCATTGTGTTCAGCGCGTGGGACACTTTAGTGGAGATAACCGTGCGGGAATTGAGCGAACCCTGCACCGAATTAGCGCGATTCGCAACCGTCCCGGTGAAATTATTGGCTTAACCTGCCGTGTGGGTCGAGCGATTTTTGGCACCATCGGCATGATTCGTGACTTGGTGGAAACCGGTCAGTCGATTCTGATGCTGGGGCGTCCGGGTGTGGGTAAAACTACAGCTTTGCGGGAAATTGCCAGGGTATTGGCGGATGATTTGCATAAACGGGTTGTGATTATCGATACCTCCAACGAAATCGCAGGTGATGGAGATATTCCTCATCCAGCGATTGGTCGCGCTAGACGGATGCAAGTCGCACGCCCTGAACTTCAACATCAGGTGATGATTGAAGCGGTGGAAAATCACATGCCTGAAGTCATCGTGATTGATGAAATTGGTACGGAACTCGAAGCGCTGGCGGCTCGAACCATTGCAGAGCGAGGTGTGCAGCTCGTTGGAACGGCTCACGGCAATCGCATTGAAAACTTGATTAAAAATCCGACCCTTTCCGATTTGGTGGGCGGTATCCAGGCTGTGACGCTGGGAGATGATGAAGCTAGACGCCGAGGCTCTCAGAAAACGGTTTTAGAGCGTAAAGCTCCCCCAACCTTTGATATTGCCATCGAAATGCTGGAGCGGCAGCGCTGGGTTGTTCATGAGAGTGTTTCGGATACCGTCGATGACTTGCTGCGGGGTCGCCAACCGAATCCGCAAGTGAGAACGGTGCATGACAATGGGAAGGTGACGATTACCCGTGAATTTCCGACGGCACCCGTCGCCACGCCGCCGAATCGAGCTGGATTCTCTTCATTGCAGACGCAGACAAAATCAACGGGATGGCGCTCGTCTGGACAGATGAAACCTTTATCGCGTCCATTAGCAGAACCGTATTCCGAAAATCGCAACTTTGAACAGTTGCTCAATCAATCCTGGCAAGAACAAGATGACTTTGCCAATGGGGTGAGAATGCCTGGGCCGAATGGGGAAGATTTGCCGCTGCATATTTATCCCTATGGCGTCAGTCGCAATCAATTGGAGCAGGTGATTCGGGTGCTCAGTTTGCCGGTGGTATTGACCAAGGATATGGACAGTGCAGATGCGGTGTTGAGTTTGCGATCGCATGTTAAAAACCACGGTAAGCTGCGCTCTATTGCCAAAGCGCGTCATGTGCCGATTCACTCGGTGAAAGCGAGCACTATCCCTCAGATTACCCGCGCCTTGCGGCACATGTTGGATATGGACGATCCCAGTATGCCGGAGGTAACTGACTTACGCTTATTTACTCAAAGCGGCACTGAAGACGAAATCGAAGCACTCGAAGAGGCTCGCCTTGCGGTTGAGCAAATTGTACTCCCCAAAGGTCAACCCGTAGAGTTGCTGCCGCGATCGCCAAAAGTGCGTAAGATGCAGCACGAACTCGTCGAACACTATCGCCTCAAGTCCGATAGTTTTGGGGATGAGCCGAATCGGCGCTTGCGGATCTACCCCGCTTGA
- a CDS encoding alpha/beta hydrolase: protein MRPIFHWQSSLIAVVGAISLSLIQGATTAIQAAQTVVVRRGTSSQSIPLADLKTLAETGKASSSLQSYARRLRPKERETVLSAFQANFNMNPVAVRNFLDTPSGNVLVSALASATSRSDRVGELLVKSALVSGAKAAKGLSLISFMEAYPTPKLEINLDRAFLVAENFNKSFWQSQAFMAAIAPQLTSQRPQINLPFDPTQPGNATVQVLPLKLNDRERSREIPVDLYWSTQSSLDKPIIVFSHGLGSVRTDLRYLAQHLASYGYVVVALEHPGSNETHVKRALTLKAPLLEAQEFLNRPKDISFVLDELQSLNQKSGVLQGKLAPNRTLIVGYSFGGSTSLSLAGAELQLTSLKQSCPGNVLANSLGENAQCFAKGLAEERYQLGDPRIKAAIALSPTASLLFGETGLSKVTVPTLITAASADKTTPILPEQVIPFDQLPSPKWLVGFVGATHLSVKDPDTTIAQAREPSTLYSGGEIVGEQSVEVRNYVKAIVLAMAAQLTDEAKQYSIFLTPEYAQLISTERFPMRLITEIPPQAEAILNDFAQNK, encoded by the coding sequence ATGCGACCTATTTTTCATTGGCAGTCCTCCCTTATCGCTGTAGTTGGCGCGATTTCCCTGAGTCTCATCCAGGGAGCAACCACCGCCATACAAGCGGCTCAAACCGTTGTCGTGCGTCGTGGCACGTCCAGCCAATCTATCCCCTTGGCTGACCTTAAAACCCTAGCTGAAACCGGGAAAGCCTCATCCAGCCTCCAATCTTATGCACGAAGGTTGCGCCCTAAGGAACGAGAGACAGTTCTGTCCGCATTCCAAGCCAATTTCAACATGAACCCGGTAGCGGTGCGTAACTTCCTCGATACCCCAAGTGGTAACGTCCTGGTTTCAGCGCTGGCTAGCGCTACCTCTCGCTCTGATCGGGTGGGTGAGTTATTGGTGAAATCAGCACTCGTGTCGGGCGCTAAGGCTGCGAAAGGACTTTCTCTGATTAGTTTCATGGAAGCCTATCCCACCCCCAAACTGGAAATTAATCTGGATCGGGCGTTTCTGGTTGCTGAAAACTTTAATAAATCCTTTTGGCAATCTCAGGCGTTTATGGCGGCGATTGCTCCCCAACTGACCTCCCAACGTCCTCAGATTAATCTACCCTTTGACCCCACTCAACCTGGGAATGCCACCGTGCAGGTGTTGCCATTAAAGCTGAATGATCGGGAACGCAGCCGGGAAATTCCTGTGGATCTGTATTGGTCAACCCAATCCTCCCTCGATAAACCCATTATTGTCTTTTCCCACGGATTGGGTTCAGTTCGCACGGATTTGCGTTACCTAGCCCAGCATCTCGCCTCCTATGGCTATGTTGTCGTTGCCTTAGAACATCCGGGTAGCAACGAGACTCATGTGAAGCGAGCACTAACGCTGAAAGCTCCATTATTAGAAGCCCAAGAGTTTTTAAATCGGCCTAAGGATATTAGCTTTGTTCTGGATGAACTCCAATCGCTCAACCAAAAATCAGGAGTACTCCAAGGGAAACTCGCACCCAATCGCACCCTGATCGTTGGCTATTCGTTCGGAGGTTCTACTTCTCTATCCCTTGCCGGAGCAGAGTTACAGCTCACTTCGTTGAAACAAAGCTGCCCTGGAAATGTGCTGGCTAATAGTCTGGGAGAAAATGCCCAATGCTTTGCCAAGGGGCTTGCTGAGGAACGATACCAACTGGGCGATCCCAGAATAAAAGCGGCGATCGCACTTTCTCCTACCGCCTCTTTGCTGTTTGGTGAAACCGGCTTGAGTAAAGTTACCGTTCCCACCCTAATTACAGCCGCTTCCGCCGATAAAACGACGCCAATTTTACCGGAACAGGTGATACCCTTTGATCAACTCCCCTCTCCCAAATGGCTGGTTGGTTTTGTTGGTGCCACCCATTTGAGTGTGAAAGACCCCGACACGACGATTGCTCAGGCGCGTGAACCGAGTACTCTGTATAGTGGCGGTGAAATTGTCGGTGAGCAATCGGTTGAAGTTCGCAACTACGTAAAAGCGATCGTGCTGGCGATGGCGGCACAACTGACTGATGAGGCGAAGCAATACTCTATTTTTCTCACACCTGAGTATGCTCAGTTGATTTCCACTGAGCGCTTTCCCATGCGCCTAATTACTGAAATTCCCCCTCAAGCGGAGGCGATTCTCAACGATTTCGCCCAAAACAAATAA
- a CDS encoding VWA domain-containing protein gives MGGSIVEDRDYTLIIDKSGSMSTPDQAGGRSRWDIAQESTLALARKCEQFDPDGITVYLFSGRFKRYENVTANKVGQIFMENDPMGTTDLASVLKDATDNYFQRKASGDVKPNGETILVITDGEPDDRKAVMKVIIEASRHMERDEELGISLIQVGSDVTASRFLKALDDELQGAGAKFDIVDTVTLDDMENMTLAEVLLNAIND, from the coding sequence ATGGGAGGTTCTATTGTGGAAGACCGTGACTATACATTAATCATTGATAAGAGCGGCAGCATGTCTACCCCGGATCAAGCGGGTGGAAGAAGCCGTTGGGACATTGCTCAAGAATCGACCCTGGCACTCGCTAGAAAATGTGAACAATTCGATCCAGATGGAATTACCGTTTACCTGTTTTCGGGTCGCTTTAAGCGTTACGAAAATGTGACGGCTAACAAAGTCGGTCAGATTTTTATGGAAAACGACCCGATGGGTACCACGGATCTTGCCAGCGTGTTGAAGGACGCTACCGATAATTACTTTCAGCGCAAGGCATCTGGAGATGTGAAGCCGAACGGAGAAACGATTTTAGTCATCACCGATGGGGAACCGGATGACCGTAAAGCGGTGATGAAGGTAATTATAGAAGCATCGCGGCATATGGAACGGGATGAAGAACTGGGGATTTCGCTGATTCAAGTGGGTAGCGATGTCACTGCCAGTCGTTTCCTCAAAGCACTGGACGATGAACTACAAGGTGCTGGTGCCAAGTTCGACATTGTGGATACAGTGACGCTGGATGACATGGAGAATATGACTTTGGCAGAAGTGTTGCTTAACGCCATCAATGATTAA